The following DNA comes from Chitinophaga nivalis.
AAAGAAACCGCAGCCAGGAATAGCTGCGGTTCTTTTTTATCAACTCGTTTATCGTTTCAGACTCACATCGTTCTTAGTGGCAAATTGCTGTAAGGTAACAGCAATCTCTTTTTCGAGCGCTTCGCCACTTAATTCCTTGTTGAATGCTTTTTTCTCCAACGTCATCATCACTTTGTATAATGGTTCGTTGTTAACTTTCTTTTGTAAGTTGATCGTTGTATTGGTGCCATAGACTTTATCCCATCCTTTGCGTACCAGTGCCCAGAACTGTTTGTTCTGTTCCCACCAGTCTTTTGCACTTTTACATTTACTTTCGTCGATACGTGCATAGGTATTCACGCCTTTTTCACCTACCAGTACCCTGTCTTTTCCATTTTCCCGGATCACTTTCAGGTTGTCCTGCTCATGTACAGAACCTTTCGCGGTAACCTCGTGGTGATTGGTACGGTGCAATACATTGTAGTCTTTACGGGTAGTGTATTCGCGGCGCGGCAATGGGGCATCGCTGCTGCTTTCCCAGTAATGACGGCCATCAGCATGTACCCAGGTAGCAGAACCTTCATAACGCGGTTCATCATCTACCCCAAATACTTTCTGTGTCCACTGGCCTTTTACCTGTGCAGCCGGCAGCTGTATTTTTTTCCATTGGTTGTCCTGTTCATAAGCAAGCAGGGACTGATTTTCGTATTGCCAGTCTTCTGTCCAGTGCTTGATGACATCGCCATCAGCAATCAGCAGATGCTGCAGTACAATACGGTTGTTGCTTTCATCGGCTACAGTAATGTATTCGGTCGCATCAATGATCTTGTGGTATCCTTTTGGTTTGTAGGTGCTATCTGACGGAAACGTTTCGGTGTATTCAAAAGTAACGTCGTGGCAGCCGCACATATCTTTGATAGCTGCTTTGTCCTGTTGTAATTTGTCGTTCCCCTTTTTCTGGGCAATGGCGCTAAACGAAAGGCAGGCGCCTGCAATGGTGAGTGTGATCAATCTGTTCATGACGATATTGAGTTGAGTTGGTGAAACAAAAAACGATTATTTGAAATTGCGGCTACCATCTGCCTGGTATACATATCTGAAACTGTAATAACGGCTGGGAGCAGTAGGATTTGCAGGTGAAGGAGCGTCTTTATAATAACTGAATACTTCCAGTTTAGCGTATTTACCGTTGGCCGTTTTAATCACAAAAAACTTACCTGCTACCGGTGAAATCAAATGGGTATCCATGTTATAGGAATACCATCCGGTGATCGCCTTTGTAGGACCATCTGTTGCATAACCTGCTTCCGGTGCGATATACAGGTTATTGTATACGCCGGTAGTTACCTGTGCAGCTGCCTGACCAGGACCGCTGGTACCGCCGTTTACGATGATGGTAGTAGCCCGGAAACCAATATCCCATTTGGTAGTAGCAGAGTCACTGTTCGGAATAATTTTATTTTCTGCAATGCTGAACAACGTAAAGCTTCCTTTACCGGCAACATCCGCATCCAGGTTGTTATACGTATTGGCAACAATGGTATTTGCAGGCGGCGTAACAGGTGGTGGCGTAGGTGCAGGTTGATCATCGTCCTTTTTACTGCAGGAAGCGAAGAGGGTTACTGACAAAGCGAAAGCCGCTAAAAAGAAAGACTGTTTTTTCATATAGCTTATTAATTATGATTGTTTAAATGATAAAATGTCCAGGTAAGTGCTACGGAATACAACCTGCCGGGTAACGTGGAAATATGCTGCGGATCCGTATAATTAAACAGGTTTTCTATCGTGCCTTGTATGCGCAGCTGATTGCGGAACAATGATTTGGCTGCAGCCAGGTTCACCGTCGTATAGCCGGGAACAAACTCGCTTTTGGCATCGGGGGTATTATTCCCGTTGTCATCTGTAAAACCATATTTGCTGCGGTACAGTACCCGGGCATTGGCGTCGATACCTAGCCTGGACTGGATAAAGGACAGTTTCAGATTGGCAGTATGGTGTGAACGGTTAAACAGTCCAAAGTATTCCTTGCGTTCCATCGCACGGGTTTCTTTCGTTTTTTCGTCTACCGTATATACTTCTCCCTGTTTTACCTTGTCGAATAATTCATTGTCGCGGGTACGCAGGTACTGATAGCCACCGGACAGCTGCCAGTTTTTAAATAACGTCTGGCTCAGCTCCGCTTCTGCGCCATAAGTCGTGATGCTTTTCACATTCACATAACTGAATACACGCTGTCCGTTGGTTTTCTCCGCAATAGCGCGGGTATCTATCAGGTTATTTACTTTATTATAAAAGAAATTCACTTTGGCAGTGGTAGTCTGGAAGGGCTTCCCCTGTACACCCAGATTATAGGACCAGGAACTTTCTGCATCCAGGTCTTTTAATTGCTGCGGGTCAATGTTCAGTTGTTTGATTTCCCCTTTTGCCTGCATTTCTTTCAGGATATCCGCGGCCAGTTTGGTTCCCGCCACGGTATAGCCTACCGCGGCATTATTGAAGTGCAGGTATAACTGCCGGAAATCCGGCGCCCGGTAGCCACGGCCGGCGGATCCCAGTATCCGCCAGTTGGGCAGGAAATTATAGGATATGGATAATTTAGGACTAAACTGAGATGGATACTGATTATGGGTATCGAAACGGCCACCCAATAAAATATTCCATTTATCGCCGGGTTTCCAGTTTTCCTGCAGGAACAGGTAACCGGTATTAAAAGCCATTTTTTCATCATAGCGGGTAGCTTCCAGCGTTTCATGCACATAGCCTACGCCGGCAGTCAGCTGATGCTGCGGATGCAGCTGCCAGTCTGCCTGGTATTCCGGTTTCAGGTATTGCTGCGTGAAATAAGAAGCATCATACACACTTTGATCATGCTGATACAACATATCTTCTTTCGTCGCATAGCGCGAATAGTACAACCGCAGTATCTGGGAGAATTTTTTGTTGGGGGTATTCCGGATATGCAGGGATACATTCGCATCCTGCTCTTTTCCTTTATCATCTACCATTCCTTTCGACTCGGAGAAAACACTGGTGTAACGCTGATCATATACCCGGCCGGAAAGAACGCTCTGCCACTTGTCTGACCAGTCCTGCTGCCAGCGCGACTGTACCGTGAGTGCTTTAAAAGGAGATACAGTAGGCGTGGTGCTTTCCTTTACCAGGCTATACCCATCACTGTGATAATAATTGGCATTTAAAGAGAACAACCCTTTATTAAAAGGTATTTTCGTACCCGCGTCGAGGTTATAGGTATTATTAGTACCATACCTGCCGGTTACACTGGTAACACCTTCTCTTTTTTTGGCAGAAGTAATAATATTAATAACACCTGCCATTGCATCGCTGCCATATAAAGAGGAAACGGGTCCTTTTATAATTTCTATCCGTTCTATATTACTTACTACAATCCTCGACAGGTCGAGGGTGCCGGCAGTACGGCCAATCATCGGTTCGCCGTCCAGCAGAATCAGGGTATATTCTGCTTCCAGTCCCTGCATTTGTATACCCGTACCATGATTGGCAGTAACAAACAATCCGGTTTGTTCTGCCAGTACCTGCTGTAGCAGTACGGCACCCATAGACTGAATCTGTTCTTTTTTGATAATGGTAACCGGTATAGGTACTTTATTTACCAGCTGTTCATTACGGGTAGCGGTCACCACTACTTCCTGTAATGCTTTGCTGCCGGTCGTATCGGATTGGGCAAACAAATCCCCTGCCCGCATTACACAGGTCAAAAGCAATAAATATTTATACATCTTATAGTAGTCTGAAATTGCGAGGGCAAAAGTACTGACTTGCTAAGTTGAAGACTTACGCAATAAGGAAAGTTATTTACGATATGCGGAAATTCATACTGCCGGACTGTAGCAGTAAAAATGCTTACTATAAAGCATCTGCAGTGCCCCCCTTCCCTGTTTCCCATCGATACAAAAAAAAATTTCCGGAGCGAGGGGTAAAAAAGTGAACCCCGTGTATATACTATTTAGCATCGATGTAGCAACCAGCAATAAAAGTTTCTAACCCGCAATCCTCTCGGACTGCAGCCAGGATTTTTTTGCCTTGTAAAACCCAATCCATTCAAATTTTAATTCTATCACACTAAACAAAAACCATTTTATGCAACCCAAAATCATTCCTTATCTGTTTGGCGCCTGCTTCCTGTTCAGTATTTTCCTGACCAGTTCCTGTTCTAAAAAAGATAACAACAACAATCCCACCAGTGGTGACACCACCCGGCCTGGTGGCGGTATAGAAAAAGGCGCGCCGGAAAAATACACCAAAAAAGCAGTGGTAGAAGAGTTTACCGGTACCTGGTGCGGATGGTGTCCCCGCATGCCTGTTTTGCTGGACAAACTGCATAGTAAGTACCCCAACCTGATTGTTACCGCTTTTCATGGTTCGGATGAATTTTCCATCACCAAAGATGTATTAAAGATAATATCCGATAAACTGGGCGTGCAGGGCTATCCTTCCAGTGTATTGGAAAGAACGGCTTTCATCGACTGGTATGATAAATCAGATAAAATCAATTTCAGGCAGGCCGATTCAACAGTGAACACCTTTTTTGCTAAACCTGCGGTACTGGGAGTTTCGCTCAATACCGCTGCCAGCAATGGTAACCTGACCGTTACGCTTAAAGTAGGACTGGGACAAAACCTGTCTGTTTCCAAAGCAAAAATACTGGTGTATGTAGTAGAAGATGGCCTGACCGGTGCTCCACAGGCGAATTATTATGCAGAAGCATCCGTAAAAGATGACTACAAAGATGATCCGGATTTAGGTTACCTGACCAAGTTACCTACTAAAATCACCGGGTATGTATATAACCATGTTATCAGAAAAGTGCTGACAGATGCCAAAGGAGATGAATTACCAGCTGACTATAAAGTGAAAGGCGCTATTTATACCAAACAATATACTGTAGACATCAGCAAATACCAGGCAGCCAAAACACATATTGTAGCCCTGGTATTTGGTCAGGATGATGAAGGAAAAATTATAGAAAACTTCAACGCACAATCTGTACTCGCCGGTCAGTCTCAGTTATTTGATTGATCCTGTATATAGTATTGCTGCCATCTTTTACGCTCCGGCAGCCGGTATAGCCCGGACTCAGGCAACACATGACTGCCGGAGCATCTTATCGCCTTAAAACTGTCGTATGAAATCAACTACCCGCCTGCTGAGGGCCGCTATCATTACCCTGAGTTGCTGTATAGGAACCATCACCACGGTCATTGCACAGGATAACCGCAACAAATTACCCAACGTACAGGTCAAAGACCTGGAAGGTAAATTAGTGAATGTCACTACCTTCTCCAACAATCAGAAACCAACCATCATCAGCTTCTGGGCTACCTGGTGTAAGCCCTGTATTACCGAACTGGAGTCTATTGCCGAAAACTATGACGAATGGCAAAAAACAACCGGTATCAAAGTCATTGCTATTTCTATTGATGACGCCCGTACCAACGGCAGTGTAAAATCGATGGTCACCTCACGGGGATGGACATACGAAATATACAATGACTACAACAAAGATCTTTGCCGTGCCCTGGGCATCGCCAATGTGCCCTATACCATTGTACTCGACGGAGAAGGCAAGATCGCAGAAAAACATTCCGGCTACAATCCGGGTGATGAATATCAGCTGCTGGAAAAGGTAAAAAAGCTTTCCCAGACAAAATAAACCGAACCTGCTTCCGAAAAGCACTTTCAACCGTTCATCCTTTCACACTATCAGCTGGCAATTATTATGAACAAAAGACTATTGACAATCCTGGCACTCACAGGTAGCAGCATTACATTACACGCGCAGGAAATACCCGGCAAACTAAGCGGCGGACTGGAGTCGAACCATCAGTATTATGTGACCGACAATGCCACCGATGCCAAAGCACCCACCGATAAGATAGGCAGT
Coding sequences within:
- a CDS encoding DUF6607 family protein; translated protein: MNRLITLTIAGACLSFSAIAQKKGNDKLQQDKAAIKDMCGCHDVTFEYTETFPSDSTYKPKGYHKIIDATEYITVADESNNRIVLQHLLIADGDVIKHWTEDWQYENQSLLAYEQDNQWKKIQLPAAQVKGQWTQKVFGVDDEPRYEGSATWVHADGRHYWESSSDAPLPRREYTTRKDYNVLHRTNHHEVTAKGSVHEQDNLKVIRENGKDRVLVGEKGVNTYARIDESKCKSAKDWWEQNKQFWALVRKGWDKVYGTNTTINLQKKVNNEPLYKVMMTLEKKAFNKELSGEALEKEIAVTLQQFATKNDVSLKR
- a CDS encoding HmuY family protein, with the protein product MKKQSFFLAAFALSVTLFASCSKKDDDQPAPTPPPVTPPANTIVANTYNNLDADVAGKGSFTLFSIAENKIIPNSDSATTKWDIGFRATTIIVNGGTSGPGQAAAQVTTGVYNNLYIAPEAGYATDGPTKAITGWYSYNMDTHLISPVAGKFFVIKTANGKYAKLEVFSYYKDAPSPANPTAPSRYYSFRYVYQADGSRNFK
- a CDS encoding TonB-dependent receptor plug domain-containing protein, coding for MTCVMRAGDLFAQSDTTGSKALQEVVVTATRNEQLVNKVPIPVTIIKKEQIQSMGAVLLQQVLAEQTGLFVTANHGTGIQMQGLEAEYTLILLDGEPMIGRTAGTLDLSRIVVSNIERIEIIKGPVSSLYGSDAMAGVINIITSAKKREGVTSVTGRYGTNNTYNLDAGTKIPFNKGLFSLNANYYHSDGYSLVKESTTPTVSPFKALTVQSRWQQDWSDKWQSVLSGRVYDQRYTSVFSESKGMVDDKGKEQDANVSLHIRNTPNKKFSQILRLYYSRYATKEDMLYQHDQSVYDASYFTQQYLKPEYQADWQLHPQHQLTAGVGYVHETLEATRYDEKMAFNTGYLFLQENWKPGDKWNILLGGRFDTHNQYPSQFSPKLSISYNFLPNWRILGSAGRGYRAPDFRQLYLHFNNAAVGYTVAGTKLAADILKEMQAKGEIKQLNIDPQQLKDLDAESSWSYNLGVQGKPFQTTTAKVNFFYNKVNNLIDTRAIAEKTNGQRVFSYVNVKSITTYGAEAELSQTLFKNWQLSGGYQYLRTRDNELFDKVKQGEVYTVDEKTKETRAMERKEYFGLFNRSHHTANLKLSFIQSRLGIDANARVLYRSKYGFTDDNGNNTPDAKSEFVPGYTTVNLAAAKSLFRNQLRIQGTIENLFNYTDPQHISTLPGRLYSVALTWTFYHLNNHN
- a CDS encoding Omp28-related outer membrane protein, encoding MQPKIIPYLFGACFLFSIFLTSSCSKKDNNNNPTSGDTTRPGGGIEKGAPEKYTKKAVVEEFTGTWCGWCPRMPVLLDKLHSKYPNLIVTAFHGSDEFSITKDVLKIISDKLGVQGYPSSVLERTAFIDWYDKSDKINFRQADSTVNTFFAKPAVLGVSLNTAASNGNLTVTLKVGLGQNLSVSKAKILVYVVEDGLTGAPQANYYAEASVKDDYKDDPDLGYLTKLPTKITGYVYNHVIRKVLTDAKGDELPADYKVKGAIYTKQYTVDISKYQAAKTHIVALVFGQDDEGKIIENFNAQSVLAGQSQLFD
- a CDS encoding TlpA family protein disulfide reductase is translated as MKSTTRLLRAAIITLSCCIGTITTVIAQDNRNKLPNVQVKDLEGKLVNVTTFSNNQKPTIISFWATWCKPCITELESIAENYDEWQKTTGIKVIAISIDDARTNGSVKSMVTSRGWTYEIYNDYNKDLCRALGIANVPYTIVLDGEGKIAEKHSGYNPGDEYQLLEKVKKLSQTK